From Solibaculum mannosilyticum:
TCGGGAAGACGGTCATCCTGCCACTGGTGGGCCGTGAGATTCCCATCGTGGCCGACACTTACGTCGAGCAGGATTTCGGCACCGGCGTGGTCAAGATTACGCCTGCCCACGACCCCAACGACTTTGAGGTGGGCTTAAGACATAACCTGCCGGTCATCAACGTCATGGATGAAACCGGCGTCATCAACGAGCAGGGCGGTCAGTACGCCGGTATGGACCGGTACGAAGCCCGCAAGCTCATCGTCAAGCATTTGGAGGAGCAGGGGTTCCTGGTCAAGGTGGAGCCTATGAAGCACAACGTGGGCGAATGCTACCGCTGCCATACCGTCATTGAACCCAGGGTATCGCTCCAGTGGTTTGTCAAGATGGAGCCTTTGGCCAAACCGGCCATTGAAGCGGTGCGCTCCGGCAAGACGAAATTTGTGCCCGAGCGGTTCGATAAGATTTTCTACAATTGGATGGAAAACATCAAGGATTGGTGTATCTCCCGCCAGCTGTGGTGGGGACATCGTATCCCGGCCTGGTACTGCCAGGACTGCGGGGAGACCGTCGTCTCCCGCCAGACGCCTCATACCTGTCCCAAATGCGGGTCGGAGCATCTCGATCAGGATCCCGATACTCTGGATACCTGGTTCTCCTCGGCCCTGTGGCCGTTTTCCACTTTGGGTTGGCCGGATCAAACCCCGGAACTCAAATATTTCTATCCCACCGATACCCTGGTCACCGGTTACGATATCATTTTCTTCTGGGTGGCCCGGATGATCTTCTCCGGCGTGGAGCAGATGGGGGAAACACCGTTTAGCACCGTCTTTATCCACGGCCTGGTGCGGGATGCTCAGGGACGTAAAATGTCCAAATCGTTGGGCAACGGCATTGATCCGTTGGAGATCGTGGAGCAGTACGGCGCCGACGCCCTGCGCTTTACCTTGGTCACCGGAAACAGTCCCGGCAACGACATGCGTTTCATGCAGGAGAAGGTGGAGGCCTCCCGCAACTTTGCCAATAAGCTGTGGAACGCTTCCCGTTTTATCCTGATGAATCTGGATGAGGACCAGCCGGCCCCGTATCTGCCGGAGGAACTGTCGCTGGAGGAGAAGTGGATTGTCAGCCAGTTTAACCGTCTGACCAAGGAGGTTACAGACAATCTGGAGAAGTTCGAGCTGGGCATTGCGGTGCAGAAGCTGTACGACTTCATCTGGGATGTGCTGTGCGACTGGTACATCGAGCTTGCGAAGCTCCGCCTTCAAAACGGCGGCCAGCAGGCGGAGAATGCCCGTGCTGTCTTGACTTGGGTCATGACCAAGACGTTGGCGCTGCTTCACCCGTTTATGCCGTTTATCACCGAGGAGATTTGGACCACCCTGCCTCATGAGGGCGAGAGCCTGATGATTTCCTCCTGGCCGGCCTACGATCCGGCCCTGGACTTCGCCGCCGAAGAGCAGGAGATGGAACGGGTTATGGCGGTCATCCGGGCGGTGCGCAACCGTCGCGCTGAGATGAACGTCCCCCCCTCCAAGAAGAGCGGCATTTATGTGGAGACTTCTTTTGCCGATACCTTTACCGCCTGTGCCCCCTTTATCGCGAAGCTGGCCGGCGGAAAAGCGGTGATTGTCAATGAAACGTTTGAGGAGGCAAACGCCGTATCGGTTGTGACGCCTGACGCCAAGGTGTTCATCCCCATGGGCGACTTGGTGGACTTTGCCGCTGAGAGAAAACGCCTCCAGAAGGAGCTGGACACTGCCAATAAGAATCTGAGCAGCGTCCAGGCAAAGCTCAATAACGAATCCTTTGTCAGCAAGGCGCCGGCCCATGTGGTGGAGAACCAGCGTCAGGCCGAAGCCAAACTGAAAGAAACCATCGCCATGCTGGAGGAGAGCATTCAGAAGCTTCCCCAGTGACAGCCCCGATAGACGTAATTTTAGTAAGGCCCAGGCGGCACTTGATGTCGCCCGGGCCTTGTTGCTCTGCGAAACGGAAGGATGATCCCATTGACCTATCAGCAATCCCTTGATTACATTCATTCGTTGCTCCGGTTCGGCATGAAACCGGGACTGGAACGCATCGCCCGGCTGTGTCAGCGATTGGGAGATCCACAAAAAAAGCTTTCCTTTGTCCACGTGGCCGGCACCAATGGCAAAGGCTCCACCTGTTCTATGCTTGCCTCCATCCTGAGGAAGGCGGGATATAAAACGGGACTATACACCTCCCCTTTTGTCACCGATTTCTGTGAACGCATGCAGATCGACGGCGTCCCCATCTCCCACGGGGATCTCAGCCGATGGACCGAAAAACTACGTCCCATGATCGAGAAGATTTCATCAGAAGGGGAAGCCGTCACGGAATTTGAAGCCATCACAGCCCTTGCCTTTGCCTGGTTCGAGGAGCAGAATTGCGACATCGTGGTGCTGGAGACCGGACTTGGCGGACGGTTTGACGCCACCAATGTCATCGACTGTCCTCTCTGCTCGGTCATCACCTCCATCGGGCTGGATCACACGCAGATCTTGGGGGATACCCTGGACAAGATCGCCTTTGAAAAGTGCGGCATCCTCAAGCCGGACGGCCGGACGGTTTGTTATCCTGCCCAGTCGGAGGAGGCGCTTTCGATCATAAAGGGGCGTGCTGAAGAGGAACACAACGCCCTGCGCATAGGCACGATGGAGGACCTGACCGTCCATTCCATGACATGGGAGGGCAGCGAGCTCACCTACCGGGGCTTTGACTTTCATCTGCCTCTGCTGGGCGTCCATCAGCATGCAAACGCTGTCACCGTGCTGGAGACGGTGGAGTCCCTGCGGGAGGCGGGACTGTGCATCAGTGACCAGGCTGTCCGTGAGGGAATCCGGGATGTGGTGTGGCCGGCCCGGCTGGAGATCCTTGCC
This genomic window contains:
- a CDS encoding valine--tRNA ligase, coding for MKQLPKTYEPREVEDRTYDRWIKGNYFHATIDPEKKPYTIVIPPPNITGQLHMGHALDETIQDILIRWRRMQGYSALWLPGTDHASIATEAKIVAKMAEEGVTKEDIGRDGFLERAWDWKKTYGGRIVEQLKKLGSSCDWERERFTLDEGCSKAVNEVFNRLYEKGLIYRGERIINWCPHCCTSISDAEVEYSEKDGSFWHLRYPLSDGSGYVELATTRPETMLGDTAVAVHPDDPRYQGLIGKTVILPLVGREIPIVADTYVEQDFGTGVVKITPAHDPNDFEVGLRHNLPVINVMDETGVINEQGGQYAGMDRYEARKLIVKHLEEQGFLVKVEPMKHNVGECYRCHTVIEPRVSLQWFVKMEPLAKPAIEAVRSGKTKFVPERFDKIFYNWMENIKDWCISRQLWWGHRIPAWYCQDCGETVVSRQTPHTCPKCGSEHLDQDPDTLDTWFSSALWPFSTLGWPDQTPELKYFYPTDTLVTGYDIIFFWVARMIFSGVEQMGETPFSTVFIHGLVRDAQGRKMSKSLGNGIDPLEIVEQYGADALRFTLVTGNSPGNDMRFMQEKVEASRNFANKLWNASRFILMNLDEDQPAPYLPEELSLEEKWIVSQFNRLTKEVTDNLEKFELGIAVQKLYDFIWDVLCDWYIELAKLRLQNGGQQAENARAVLTWVMTKTLALLHPFMPFITEEIWTTLPHEGESLMISSWPAYDPALDFAAEEQEMERVMAVIRAVRNRRAEMNVPPSKKSGIYVETSFADTFTACAPFIAKLAGGKAVIVNETFEEANAVSVVTPDAKVFIPMGDLVDFAAERKRLQKELDTANKNLSSVQAKLNNESFVSKAPAHVVENQRQAEAKLKETIAMLEESIQKLPQ
- a CDS encoding bifunctional folylpolyglutamate synthase/dihydrofolate synthase — encoded protein: MTYQQSLDYIHSLLRFGMKPGLERIARLCQRLGDPQKKLSFVHVAGTNGKGSTCSMLASILRKAGYKTGLYTSPFVTDFCERMQIDGVPISHGDLSRWTEKLRPMIEKISSEGEAVTEFEAITALAFAWFEEQNCDIVVLETGLGGRFDATNVIDCPLCSVITSIGLDHTQILGDTLDKIAFEKCGILKPDGRTVCYPAQSEEALSIIKGRAEEEHNALRIGTMEDLTVHSMTWEGSELTYRGFDFHLPLLGVHQHANAVTVLETVESLREAGLCISDQAVREGIRDVVWPARLEILARHPLTLLDGAHNPQAMGMLAGTLQALEPGRKFHVVLGMLADKDYPDAVALIAPLCASMACVTPDNPRALPSDRLAREAERHGVPAHSFDRDYQGAIDFATQKAGQEGMVLLCGSLYLAGSLRPLVLENIKNE